The Coffea arabica cultivar ET-39 chromosome 9e, Coffea Arabica ET-39 HiFi, whole genome shotgun sequence genome has a window encoding:
- the LOC113710411 gene encoding LRR receptor-like serine/threonine-protein kinase GHR1 isoform X2 yields MKLIGILALACCFFCALGQLPSQDILTLLEFKKGIKHDPTGYVLQSWNEESIDFNGCPSSWNGIMCNGGSVAAVVLDNLGLLADADLSVFSNLTMLVKLSMSNNSISGKLPNNVGDFKSLEYLDLSDNLFFSTLPPGIGNLGRLKNLSLAGNNFSGSIPDAISGLGSIQSLDLSDNSFSGEVPSSFMKLTNLVSLNLSLNGFIKKIPKGFELMANLQVLDLHGNMLDGNLDSEFLLLTTATHVDFSGNLLASSSQQQKFLPGISETVKYLNLSHNQLTGSLVDEAQIFGNLKVLDLSYNQLYGDLPGFTFVYDLEVLKLSNNRFSGFIPNDLLKSGSLVLTELDLSGNNLTGPVSMITSTTLQTLNLSSNALSGELPLVTGSCVIIDLSSNQFEGNLTRMLKWGNLEIIDLSQNRLTGPIPEATAQFLRLNYLNVSHNLLNGSLPKVLTQFPKIGTLDLSFNLLNGPLLSSLLTVPTLQELHLQRNTLSGSIDFFPPSSNESNLRILDLSHNQVSGNFPDGLGSLSRLQGLNVAGNNLSGSLPASVGDIKSLDSLDISQNHFTGPLPKNLPDSLQSFNASLNDLSGVVPENLRKFPLSSFYPGNSELQFPNPPTGSNQVPAENYRKGHFKPIVKVVIIIACVIALVIIILLAIFLHYIRMSRRPLPIASKDVRHQAPQNPSTFSGRDSAGSLVVSAEDIMTTRKGSSSEIISPDEKMAAITGFSPSKGSGFSPSKGSGFSWSPESGDSYTAENLTRLDIRSPERLAGELFFLDDTISFTPEELSKAPAEVLGRSSHGTSYRATLENGLFLTVKWLREGVAKQRKEFAKEAKKFANIRHPNVVTLRGYYWGPTQHEKLILSDYISPGSLASFLYGAHKAN; encoded by the exons ATGAAGCTAATTGGTATTTTGGCATTAGCATGTTGTTTTTtctgtgccttggggcaacttCCTTCCCAGGACATACTGACATTGCTTGAATTCAAGAAGGGAATCAAGCATGACCCAACTGGTTATGTGCTCCAGTCGTGGAATGAGGAGTCGATCGACTTCAATGGATGTCCCTCCTCTTGGAACGGTATAATGTGTAATGGTGGTAGTGTTGCAGCTGTTGTCCTCGACAACCTCGGTTTGTTGGCCGATGCAGACTTGAGCGTATTTTCTAATCTTACGATGCTTGTGAAACTTTCAATGTCAAACAATTCTATTTCTGGGAAATTGCCCAACAATGTTGGTGATTTCAAAAGCCTTGAGTATCTGGATTTATCAGACAACCTGTTCTTTTCGACCTTGCCACCTGGTATTGGTAATTTAGGGAGATTGAAAAATCTTTCATTAGCCGGGAACAACTTTTCTGGCTCAATTCCAGATGCCATTTCAGGACTTGGGTCAATTCAGTCTTTGGACTTAAGTGACAACTCCTTTTCTGGTGAAGTGCCCTCGTCTTTCATGAAATTGACGAATTTGGTATCTCTCAATTTGTCCCTTAATGGGTTTATAAAGAAAATACCGAAAGGGTTTGAGCTGATGGCAAACCTTCAGGTGCTTGACTTGCATGGGAATATGCTCGATGGTAATTTAGATTCAGAATTCTTGTTGCTCACTACTGCAACTCACGTTGATTTTAGTGGGAATTTGCTTGCCAGTTCTTCTCAGCAGCAAAAATTCCTACCAGGCATTTCTGAGACTGTCAAGTATTTAAACCTTAGCCACAATCAGCTGACAGGATCACTTGTAGATGAGGCACAGATATTTGGGAACTTGAAGGTTTTGGATTTGAGCTATAATCAGCTGTATGGAGACTTGCCTGGCTTCACTTTTGTATATGACCTTGAGGTTCTTAAACTCAGTAACAACAGATTCTCTGGCTTTATTCCTAATGACCTTTTGAAAAGTGGTTCTCTGGTTCTAACTGAGTTGGATTTGAGTGGCAACAACCTGACAG GTCCAGTCAGTATGATAACATCAACCACATTGCAAACACTTAACCTCTCCTCCAATGCCCTTTCTGGTGAACTTCCCCTGGTGACAGGAAGTTGTGTGATTATTGATTTATCCAGCAACCAATTCGAAGGAAATTTGACTAGAATGCTGAAATGGGGTAATCTTGAAATTATAGATCTGAGCCAAAATAGATTGACTGGACCTATCCCTGAGGCAACGGCCCAATTTTTGCGCTTGAATTACCTTAACGTGTCTCATAATTTGTTGAATGGCTCCCTCCCAAAAGTCTTGACTCAGTTTCCTAAAATTGGCACCCTTGATCTCAGTTTTAACCTATTGAATGGACCTCTTCTAAGCAGCCTATTGACTGTTCCTACTCTTCAAGAACTTCATCTACAGAGAAACACTCTGAGCGGAAGTATAGATTTCTTCCCTCCTTCATCAAATGAATCAAATCTCCGAATTCTTGATCTTTCTCATAATCAAGTCAGTGGCAACTTTCCTGATGGACTTGGATCTCTGTCTAGACTTCAAGGTCTCAATGTTGCCGGGAATAATCTTTCTGGTTCCCTTCCAGCTTCTGTTGGTGACATCAAATCCCTAGATTCACTGGACATTTCACAAAATCATTTTACGGGTCCACTACCAAAGAATTTGCCTGACAGTCTTCAAAGCTTTAATGCATCTCTCAATGATCTTTCTGGGGTTGTCcctgaaaatttgagaaaatttcctttgtcttctttctaCCCTGGGAATTCAGAATTACAATTTCCAAATCCTCCTACTGGATCAAACCAGGTTCCAGCTGAAAATTACAGAAAGGGACATTTTAAACCTATTGTCAAAGTGGTAATAATAATTGCCTGTGTGATTGCTTTGGTCATCATCATCCTCCttgccattttccttcattacATTCGCATGTCAAGGAGGCCTCTGCCAATAGCAAGCAAAGATGTCCGTCACCAAGCCCCGCAAAATCCTTCTACCTTCAGTGGAAGAGACAGTGCTGGTAGTTTGGTAGTTTCAGCTGAGGATATCATGACCACACGCAAAGGTTCATCATCAGAGATTATTAGTCCTGATGAGAAAATGGCAGCCATAACTGGCTTTTCTCCATCAAAGGGCAGTGGCTTTTCTCCATCAAAGGGCAGTGGCTTTTCTTGGTCACCTGAGTCTGGGGATTCCTACACTGCTGAAAACCTTACTCGACTGGATATCAGATCCCCAGAGAGATTAGCCGGTGAGCTGTTCTTTCTTGATGACACGATCTCATTTACACCTGAGGAACTATCAAAGGCCCCAGCTGAAGTCTTGGGCAGGAGCAGTCATGGGACATCTTACAGGGCAACACTGGAAAATGGGTTGTTCTTGACAGTGAAGTGGTTAAGGGAAGGAGTTGCAAAGCAAAGAAAGGAGTTTGCTAAAGAGGCCAAAAAGTTTGCAAATATTAGGCATCCAAATGTTGTAACTTTGAGAGGCTACTATTGGGGACCCACACAGCATGAGAAGTTAATTCTCTCGGATTACATTTCTCCTGGAAGTCTTGCAAGCTTTTTATACG GTGCTCATAAAGCTAATTAA
- the LOC113710411 gene encoding LRR receptor-like serine/threonine-protein kinase GHR1 isoform X1, which produces MKLIGILALACCFFCALGQLPSQDILTLLEFKKGIKHDPTGYVLQSWNEESIDFNGCPSSWNGIMCNGGSVAAVVLDNLGLLADADLSVFSNLTMLVKLSMSNNSISGKLPNNVGDFKSLEYLDLSDNLFFSTLPPGIGNLGRLKNLSLAGNNFSGSIPDAISGLGSIQSLDLSDNSFSGEVPSSFMKLTNLVSLNLSLNGFIKKIPKGFELMANLQVLDLHGNMLDGNLDSEFLLLTTATHVDFSGNLLASSSQQQKFLPGISETVKYLNLSHNQLTGSLVDEAQIFGNLKVLDLSYNQLYGDLPGFTFVYDLEVLKLSNNRFSGFIPNDLLKSGSLVLTELDLSGNNLTGPVSMITSTTLQTLNLSSNALSGELPLVTGSCVIIDLSSNQFEGNLTRMLKWGNLEIIDLSQNRLTGPIPEATAQFLRLNYLNVSHNLLNGSLPKVLTQFPKIGTLDLSFNLLNGPLLSSLLTVPTLQELHLQRNTLSGSIDFFPPSSNESNLRILDLSHNQVSGNFPDGLGSLSRLQGLNVAGNNLSGSLPASVGDIKSLDSLDISQNHFTGPLPKNLPDSLQSFNASLNDLSGVVPENLRKFPLSSFYPGNSELQFPNPPTGSNQVPAENYRKGHFKPIVKVVIIIACVIALVIIILLAIFLHYIRMSRRPLPIASKDVRHQAPQNPSTFSGRDSAGSLVVSAEDIMTTRKGSSSEIISPDEKMAAITGFSPSKGSGFSPSKGSGFSWSPESGDSYTAENLTRLDIRSPERLAGELFFLDDTISFTPEELSKAPAEVLGRSSHGTSYRATLENGLFLTVKWLREGVAKQRKEFAKEAKKFANIRHPNVVTLRGYYWGPTQHEKLILSDYISPGSLASFLYDRPGRKGPPLTWAQRLKIAVDVARGLNYLHFDRAVPHGNLKATNILLDGPDFNARVADYCLHRLMTQSGTIEQILDAGVLGYRAPELAASKKPLPSFKSDVYAFGVILLELLTGKCAGDVVSGEDGGVDLTDWVRLRVAEGHGSDCFDAALMPEMGTPAAEKGTKEVLGIALRCIRSVSERPGIKTIYEDLSSI; this is translated from the exons ATGAAGCTAATTGGTATTTTGGCATTAGCATGTTGTTTTTtctgtgccttggggcaacttCCTTCCCAGGACATACTGACATTGCTTGAATTCAAGAAGGGAATCAAGCATGACCCAACTGGTTATGTGCTCCAGTCGTGGAATGAGGAGTCGATCGACTTCAATGGATGTCCCTCCTCTTGGAACGGTATAATGTGTAATGGTGGTAGTGTTGCAGCTGTTGTCCTCGACAACCTCGGTTTGTTGGCCGATGCAGACTTGAGCGTATTTTCTAATCTTACGATGCTTGTGAAACTTTCAATGTCAAACAATTCTATTTCTGGGAAATTGCCCAACAATGTTGGTGATTTCAAAAGCCTTGAGTATCTGGATTTATCAGACAACCTGTTCTTTTCGACCTTGCCACCTGGTATTGGTAATTTAGGGAGATTGAAAAATCTTTCATTAGCCGGGAACAACTTTTCTGGCTCAATTCCAGATGCCATTTCAGGACTTGGGTCAATTCAGTCTTTGGACTTAAGTGACAACTCCTTTTCTGGTGAAGTGCCCTCGTCTTTCATGAAATTGACGAATTTGGTATCTCTCAATTTGTCCCTTAATGGGTTTATAAAGAAAATACCGAAAGGGTTTGAGCTGATGGCAAACCTTCAGGTGCTTGACTTGCATGGGAATATGCTCGATGGTAATTTAGATTCAGAATTCTTGTTGCTCACTACTGCAACTCACGTTGATTTTAGTGGGAATTTGCTTGCCAGTTCTTCTCAGCAGCAAAAATTCCTACCAGGCATTTCTGAGACTGTCAAGTATTTAAACCTTAGCCACAATCAGCTGACAGGATCACTTGTAGATGAGGCACAGATATTTGGGAACTTGAAGGTTTTGGATTTGAGCTATAATCAGCTGTATGGAGACTTGCCTGGCTTCACTTTTGTATATGACCTTGAGGTTCTTAAACTCAGTAACAACAGATTCTCTGGCTTTATTCCTAATGACCTTTTGAAAAGTGGTTCTCTGGTTCTAACTGAGTTGGATTTGAGTGGCAACAACCTGACAG GTCCAGTCAGTATGATAACATCAACCACATTGCAAACACTTAACCTCTCCTCCAATGCCCTTTCTGGTGAACTTCCCCTGGTGACAGGAAGTTGTGTGATTATTGATTTATCCAGCAACCAATTCGAAGGAAATTTGACTAGAATGCTGAAATGGGGTAATCTTGAAATTATAGATCTGAGCCAAAATAGATTGACTGGACCTATCCCTGAGGCAACGGCCCAATTTTTGCGCTTGAATTACCTTAACGTGTCTCATAATTTGTTGAATGGCTCCCTCCCAAAAGTCTTGACTCAGTTTCCTAAAATTGGCACCCTTGATCTCAGTTTTAACCTATTGAATGGACCTCTTCTAAGCAGCCTATTGACTGTTCCTACTCTTCAAGAACTTCATCTACAGAGAAACACTCTGAGCGGAAGTATAGATTTCTTCCCTCCTTCATCAAATGAATCAAATCTCCGAATTCTTGATCTTTCTCATAATCAAGTCAGTGGCAACTTTCCTGATGGACTTGGATCTCTGTCTAGACTTCAAGGTCTCAATGTTGCCGGGAATAATCTTTCTGGTTCCCTTCCAGCTTCTGTTGGTGACATCAAATCCCTAGATTCACTGGACATTTCACAAAATCATTTTACGGGTCCACTACCAAAGAATTTGCCTGACAGTCTTCAAAGCTTTAATGCATCTCTCAATGATCTTTCTGGGGTTGTCcctgaaaatttgagaaaatttcctttgtcttctttctaCCCTGGGAATTCAGAATTACAATTTCCAAATCCTCCTACTGGATCAAACCAGGTTCCAGCTGAAAATTACAGAAAGGGACATTTTAAACCTATTGTCAAAGTGGTAATAATAATTGCCTGTGTGATTGCTTTGGTCATCATCATCCTCCttgccattttccttcattacATTCGCATGTCAAGGAGGCCTCTGCCAATAGCAAGCAAAGATGTCCGTCACCAAGCCCCGCAAAATCCTTCTACCTTCAGTGGAAGAGACAGTGCTGGTAGTTTGGTAGTTTCAGCTGAGGATATCATGACCACACGCAAAGGTTCATCATCAGAGATTATTAGTCCTGATGAGAAAATGGCAGCCATAACTGGCTTTTCTCCATCAAAGGGCAGTGGCTTTTCTCCATCAAAGGGCAGTGGCTTTTCTTGGTCACCTGAGTCTGGGGATTCCTACACTGCTGAAAACCTTACTCGACTGGATATCAGATCCCCAGAGAGATTAGCCGGTGAGCTGTTCTTTCTTGATGACACGATCTCATTTACACCTGAGGAACTATCAAAGGCCCCAGCTGAAGTCTTGGGCAGGAGCAGTCATGGGACATCTTACAGGGCAACACTGGAAAATGGGTTGTTCTTGACAGTGAAGTGGTTAAGGGAAGGAGTTGCAAAGCAAAGAAAGGAGTTTGCTAAAGAGGCCAAAAAGTTTGCAAATATTAGGCATCCAAATGTTGTAACTTTGAGAGGCTACTATTGGGGACCCACACAGCATGAGAAGTTAATTCTCTCGGATTACATTTCTCCTGGAAGTCTTGCAAGCTTTTTATACG ATCGACCTGGAAGAAAAGGTCCGCCTCTAACCTGGGCACAGAGGCTGAAAATAGCAGTTGATGTTGCACGTGGCCTGAATTATCTTCATTTTGACCGTGCGGTTCCCCATGGAAACCTTAAAGCCACCAACATCCTGTTAGATGGTCCAGATTTTAATGCAAGAGTTGCAGATTACTGCCTTCACCGACTCATGACTCAATCAGGCACGATTGAACAGATTCTTGATGCTGGGGTGTTAGGTTATCGTGCACCAGAGTTGGCTGCATCTAAGAAGCCTCTGCCTTCCTTTAAATCAGATGTTTATGCTTTTGGAGTTATATTACTGGAACTGCTAACCGGAAAGTGTGCTGGTGATGTTGTTTCTGGTGAAGATGGAGGAGTTGACCTGACAGACTGGGTGAGATTGAGGGTGGCAGAAGGTCATGGATCGGATTGTTTTGATGCTGCATTAATGCCTGAGATGGGGACTCCTGCAGCCGAGAAAGGAACGAAGGAGGTCCTCGGGATAGCTTTACGTTGTATACGCTCTGTATCTGAAAGGCCAGGTATCAAGACTATATATGAGGACCTCTCGTCCATATAG
- the LOC113709590 gene encoding 3-ketoacyl-CoA synthase 19-like, translated as MELLTALCLLCFFYLTYYLYKLVLQRTNHCCYMLGYECYKATEGRRLDTELCASIVFRNKNLGSEEYRFLLRTIVKAGIGENSYAPENVIRGKEERPELIDSLTEMDQIFFETLDNLFAKTRISPQEIDILVVNVSLLSCVPSLTARVINRYKMKSNVKAFNLSGMGCSASLVAIDLVQQLFKTYNNAFAIVVSTESLSANWYCGNEKSMILSNCLFRSGGCSMLFTNNKALKHRAILKLKCMVRTHYGSNDEAYDCCIQMEDGHGNRGFRLTKKLVNAAAQSFTINLRVLGPKMLPLWEIIRYIILSFAQRRKSKRASLDEELTAAIPNLKTGAEHFCIHPGGKAVIDGVGKSLGLTEYDLEPTRMTLHRFGNTSAGSLWYVLGYMEAKKRLKKGDRIIMISFGSGFKCNTCIWEVMKDMKDGNVWKDCIDEYPPNAVVNPFMEKYGWLDR; from the coding sequence ATGGAGCTCTTAACTGCGCTATGTTTGCTTTGTTTCTTTTACCTTACATATTACCTCTACAAGCTAGTCTTGCAGAGGACAAACCATTGTTGTTACATGCTAGGCTATGAATGTTACAAGGCCACGGAGGGCAGAAGGTTGGACACAGAATTATGTGCTTCCATCGTATTCCGCAACAAAAATCTTGGCTCGGAAGAATACAGATTCCTCTTACGAACCATTGTCAAAGCAGGCATTGGTGAAAACTCTTATGCTCCCGAAAATGTCATCCGGGGCAAAGAAGAGCGTCCTGAATTAATCGATTCATTAACCGAGATGGatcaaattttctttgaaacaCTTGACAATCTTTTTGCTAAAACAAGGATTTCTCCACAAGAAATTGACATTCTTGTGGTGAACGTATCTCTACTTTCTTGCGTGCCATCTCTAACAGCTCGAGTCATAAACCGTTACAAGATGAAGTCCAATGTCAAGGCCTTTAATCTCTCTGGCATGGGGTGCAGTGCCAGCCTTGTTGCAATTGATCTAGTCCAGCAACTGTTCAAGACTTATAACAATGCATTTGCTATTGTTGTGAGTACGGAATCTTTGAGTGCAAACTGGTATTGTGGCAATGAAAAATCCATGATATTGTCCAATTGCTTATTCCGCTCGGGTGGTTGTTCGATGCTTTTCACCAATAATAAGGCCTTAAAGCATCGAGCTATCTTGAAGTTAAAATGCATGGTACGTACTCATTATGGATCAAATGATGAAGCCTATGATTGCTGCATCCAGATGGAAGATGGTCATGGAAACAGAGGTTTCCGTCTCACGAAGAAACTTGTCAATGCTGCAGCTCAGAGTTTCACCATCAATCTGAGAGTGCTGGGGCCTAAAATGCTTCCATTATGGGAAATAATAAGGTACATCATATTATCCTTCGCACAGAGGAGGAAATCCAAGAGGGCATCCCTTGATGAAGAACTCACTGCAGCAATTCCGAATTTGAAAACAGGTGCGGAACACTTCTGCATACATCCTGGCGGAAAGGCAGTTATAGATGGGGTTGGCAAGAGTTTGGGGCTAACTGAGTATGATCTTGAACCGACCCGGATGACGCTTCACCGCTTTGGTAACACTTCTGCTGGCAGCTTATGGTATGTTCTAGGTTACATGGAAGCTAAGAAAAGACTCAAGAAAGGTGACAGGATAATAATGATAAGTTTTGGTTCTGGATTTAAGTGTAATACTTGTATCTGGGAGGTAATGAAAGATATGAAGGATGGCAATGTTTGGAAAGATTGCATTGACGAGTACCCTCCAAATGCTGTAGTCAACCCTTTCATGGAGAAGTATGGATGGCTGGATAGATGA